The genomic segment TAAACCCAAGACTAACAAGACTGGTCCACATGTCCCCATATCAGATGTTGACCAGACCTTCCTGAAAGAATGGCTCTCTGGACTGCCTACTGTCCCATCCCATTATTGCCGTCAGGTTCCCTCCTATCAGGATAAGAAGTTCCTGGAGCCAGGAACAGTTCTAAGTGATCTTCACAAGGAATATCAGAAAGCTGCTGGTGAAAATGGAACGCGTGCTGTGAGTGAGACATATTTTCGAAAAGTGTTCAGTGAGCAGCAATACTCTGTGTTCATACCAAAAAAAGACCAGTGTGATGTATGTGTCAGTGCCAAAGTGGGAAATACTGATCAGGATACCCTTACTACTCACTTGAAATTAAAGGCTCAGGCTCAAGCTGAAAAAGCCAAGGATAAAAAGGAATCCAGTGACAAACTTTCAGTGTGGACAATGGACCTTCAATGCGTTCTTCTCTGCCCCCAGACAAAAGCAAGTACAATGTACTATAAAACTAAATTACAGATGCACAACTTTACTTGCTTTAACATGACTAACAAAGATGGGTATTGTTATGCTTGGGAGGAGCATGAAGGCTCCCTCAGCAGTGAGGTTTTTGCCCATCTGCAGTCCAAACACTTTGATTCAATCCTAGAGGCCAACAGAAACATTGAGAAAGTCATTGTCTGGAGTGATGGCTGTGGATATCAAAATCGGTGTGGCACCATCAGCAACACCTACCTTCATCTAGCCATGAAGCATGGTGTCACCATAGAGCAAAAGTTTCTGGTTGCAGGGCACACACAAATGGAGTGTGACTCCATGCATAGCCTCATTGAACGCCGCATCATTAAAGATATTCACACTCCACGTGACTACATTGTCATCTTTGAGACCGCACGAATGCATCCATCTCCATACAAGGTGACTCAGCTATACCACAATGACTTCATGAAGTTATCTAGGGCCTATGTCACCAATATTCGACCAGGTAAAAAAGTTGGTGACCCCACAGTCCATGACCTCCGGGCTCTCCAGTACTTGGCTGATGGTCAAATCCGGTTCAAGTTGGATTTTGAATCTGACTGGGAGAACCTGCCTCAGCGAATCAGCATCCCTGAAGAACCATTCCAGTGGGTCCCACTCTTTCCTGCCCAATTGCCAATTACTCTCAGGAAATTCAATGACTTGCAGGCAATGAAAGCAGTGCTACCAAAAGTGGCCCACCAGTACTATGACAACCTCCCTCATCAATAGACAGTGTGAAAATGAGTCTGCACACCACCTGAGTTTAAGTTCGATTAAGGGTGGGAAAGGAAAACAGTGGTTAGAAGTTTAAGAGGTCTAAGGTTAGACATTAAGAAACAACCTGATTAAGGTTGAGTTACATCTTTGTTATATTTAGGAGagtaaaacaactttatttacgttatgtttttatttatatttcagagAAAAAATGCCTAAGTCATGGCATATTCTGCccaagtcatttttatttgttaggcAATTGATGATGGGTCTTTTCCTCTTCACATACTTGTTCACACATCTGGTTGAATGTACTAttataatttcaataaaaaataccAATGTGTTTtcaaaaaattgtgttttttcttgttttccaaaaacattgaaatatgacttaggcaattatgctatgaggctaacgatatgaaaaaattacaaaaagagAACTAGATTAACATACAGTTCTGTTGTGTTACTTttgagtttatatatatatatatatatatttaaattaatattctgCACAGCATGCCTTTAAGTTAGACGGTACTGCCTTTAAGTAACTTCTAACCTAAGTTTGTTAACCATTAGTCAAATagagtatttcagaaacatcAATGAGATGCTTGTAGTTCAGGCCTTTCCTGAAAAAATCTTTTGATATTAAGTGCATTTTCTGAGGTAAATTATTTTGATGGAAACCGGAATATGGCTTATCTCCATCAATCAGTGTGGTCAGAGGAGACAGACCCTTGAGCAGCAGTAGAAGAGGTAGAGCTACTAACTCTTCGCCCATTAGCATCTTCACTTCTCACTGGTGCTAGATTTGTCACAGCAGTCCCAGTCCATGAGCTCTTGTGCTTTGAACCACAGCTGGATCTCCCTTTGAGCCCCTTCCACTGAGTCACTGGCATGGACCACATTCCTTTAAAGGATCAACATTCATGATTACTTTATCTCCATGGCACAAGTTGTTCCATAAGGTTTAATCATGAAACTTGCAAAATGTTTGATGAAATGACAAGATATCAGGTTACCTGCTGACATGCAGGCTGAAATCTCCTCTGACGGTGCCTGCCAGGGCCTCAGCTGGATTGGTGTGTCCCACCATTGTTCGGGATGTCTGGACAACGTTATGACCTTCCCATACCTAAACAAAGATAAAGCAACATACAGAAATTGCAAAAAATAAGCCAACATTATGgacaagtacaaaaaaaaaacaaaacaaaaataataacaacCAGATGTAACCCacgaagaaacagaaaatgaagccCTCACCATGACAACAACAGGTCCTGAGGTCATATAGCGCACCAGGCTGTGATAGAAAGACTTTTTCCTCAGTTCACAATAGTGCTCAGACAGGAGATCTTCAGATGCCTTCACAACAGATAAAACCACAGTTAAGCATGAAACTGAGAACTTGCACATAAAATTAACATTCCcagacacatttattttaatgtcatttaccTGCAACATCCTCAGACCGACCAGTTTGAAGCCCCGTTGCTCAAACCGCTGAATGATTTGTCCAACAAGACGGCGCTGAACCCCGTCTGGCTTTACAGCTATGAGAGTCCGCTCCCTCACATCTGGAAAAGCTGCTGCTACAAGAGAAACACCAAAGATGTTAAACCTTACAAAACGCACATGCTGTCAGTGTCAGTAACCTGAGGACAAGATGACAAATAATGATCCAAACTCAGCCATTTGCAGCGGATAAATAGTTCTACAGTGaaatcaaagaaacacacatgaGGTGTTTACATTATTGTAGAGAAAATTACTGATTAGAATTAAttgtttaacctttttttccatgttttccataACATTGTGAGCCAAATGCGTTCAGATCACAGGTCTGACATAGACTTTACTAAGGGTCTATGCTGTTGACATACACCCAGAATGTGGTTTGACATTTACTAGTTAAAATCAGCaatgtatttctttaaaaaagatatGTTTTTATAGCCGTAGCTGTTGCTCCAAAACTTATGCATATTATTCAGCATTAATGGTGCCTTCACAGATATACAATACACTCATGCAATTTGCACTTATACACTAATATccttttaaaaaacttaaaagctTTAAAGTTCAAAAAATACTTTGAACTTTGTGCTGAGAACAAGCTGGATGTTCCCTTTGCACTTTGGACTGGAGGATGGTTTCTAAAAAGAATCTCACATTTTCAGCAGACCACAGGAGAGTCTCTGTGTCCCAAAAGTAGCCTACATTTAATACGATCTCAGAGAAGACAGCATCTTTCTGAATCttcttattaaaatttttattctaTATTAAATTTGTGCCAGTGTATGGTCCAGACCATTCAGTCTTCTGCCTTGCAAATGCATGTTGATTTATCCAAATTCTCTGCTTTGAATAATTTGATGCACGTTAGATGAAAACATTCCTCAAATTTCATTTTGgaagaaaatgttcttttttatttttgcctacTCAGCCTTCCACATTACACtctatttcaacttttttttttttttttacacagatgccaacttttcttttacaaacagaAGCTGTAACATCACGCACGAGCTCATGAAACACTGCATGCGATCAATTAAGTACACATGTGACGAAAGAACTCAGTCTGTTGGCTTGTCGCCAGAGTTGTGAGTGTGTAAGTTTAGGAAGTTTAACTTTGAGATAAAGTTTCGGATAAAACTATCATTTTTTGACGTTTACGCAGAAAACacgctgtttttttatttttaaaacgcACGTCATAGTTTCTATTGGTCACATAATCACCATCAACTTGAGCCTTTAACTTAATTTTGGTTCACGACCTCATACGTCGGGCAAGCAAATTTGTTTCCAAATACCCCATAAAGTTTTAAGTCCCCCGAtcaccctttaaaaaaaaaaaaaaaaaaaaatgtttcccgTTGTCATGGccctgttttatttctaatttttaaatctaaatattttaaccTTTCTTTTCAATTAACAAGTTATTTGTCACAGAAATTCAAGACAGACTTAAATTAAGCGATCAAGTCCTGAATCTCAGTCTATTGCGTCCCTTTGATAAAAAGAGAAACTCACCAAAGactaaaattaaacagaaataatataTGCTCCCTCTTTCCCATTGACAGACCAAATTACTTACTTGCTTTGCTCCTGTTCCAAGCATATCTGTGTCCATGTTGCAGCGCGCGGGGGATCCCTGATAGCAGACAGGTTTCTTGCTGTCCTGGATAAAACTGTTGGAGAATTATGGGAAACAGTCGCCGCTGCAACATGATCGTGTTTTCACGTGCGCTCTTGTGTAGCGAAGTCAACCCTCCTCAATAAAAGCTCGCGAGTCATGCCCCCATCCATCTGCCCTCAGTGTCACTCAAATTCAAACATTTAACTCCAATGATGCCAGTCCTGTTTGCTCCGTTTTTCTTTGTCCTGGGTAGTCACTTtcaccttttttaaaattacaccACCTAACATATGTCCCATTAGTAAAGcactttttcttatttctttatttagttaCTTCGTTATTTCATCTCAGTCTTTACCCAACCAATTTTCTGATGTGGTCTGGTGACTGAAATAATCACTGATCCTCTCtcaagagaaaacagaaaagtaaaacaaaaccaaataaatcagGGCATTTCAAAGttcaaaaatacatttagaaaaatttGCTTAGTTTTGTAATAACTGCTATATGGTTTTATATTTGGTTCATGGGTTAATGTGTAAGATTAGTCACCCACAGTGGACATTATACTTCATGACCATATGGAATTTCATATAAGTTATGAATTGATCATTGAGGTTTCAAATAGCTGAAATTTACTTCATagtaatatttctattttaaagacATGGCATATGCTTAGAGGTAAGACTTTTAGACACACAAGCTCTGATCAAACTGGACATCCTGAACTGAGTCTCCTCCAGCTTGCTTTCTGACAGCCACCCATTACACTACAAAGCTGACAAAAGCAAGGTCTTCATTGTTTAGAtaacagcaaataaattaaagctttaaacatctaaatagtaaaaaaatatttaatacatCTTTGCAGCTGTTTAAATataatacatttgtttttgtaactTATTTAACCTCATTAGTATTAAATGTGTAAAGCTGTTTCCTCATTGTTGCCATGTAAATGCTTGTCATGATCTTGCATAACAATCCCATTTCGTGCCTAAAGACACGTCATAGATGTCTGTATTAATCAACAACTGTAGCACTGCTGGTCTGTATAGTTCTGACTTAGTTAAGACTCCTTAAGATGTGCTACTGAAGATAAAAGAAACTGCAAGCAAAACCACtattcttaaaaagaaaacgcTAACAAAAGCATTTAATACAAATCAAAATATTGTGATGTATTGGTGACCTGTCAAAGGTTTACCCCGCCTCTCACCTTGAAACTGATGGGATAGACTCCAACCCCTACGACCatgcattggaataagcaggtatagaaaatggatggatagactaataaaaataatgactaATCAATACATGAGTTTTACTACAAAAAAGCACTTTATTAAGCaagttttctcatttttcagaATGGAATGATATGAAAGATCTTAAGTTGAGAGTCTGTCTCCTTTGGAGATGAAAAAggcaaaaatgataaaagcagaccaaaaaaaaaaaaaaaaaaaaaaaaaaaaaaaaaaaaaaaactcaaaatgagTTAAAAGTGCTCAGTCCCAGCCCAGCTGTGTTGCAGCGGTGTGGGAGGGAAGGCCTGGCTCAGACTGCTCCGGGTCTGGGCGAATTCCAACTGCAGACCAGGTACATATATTTCACGCCAAATTATCATTGGCAATACATAAGGTGGGCactatttaaagaataaaaatttataACACTGTGCCAGCCTTTTACAGTagaaatcaaagaaaatcaTCAGCAGCATCCTCAACCTCCTTTTACTCAACCAACATATGTTGCTCCGTCTGGGTATTTTGAATGAGCAGAGCAAAGCTGAACTGGAGGAGTGTTGGGCAAAGTGGTCAGCACAAGCAGTCCTTGAAGATCATTGTGTGGAGTGGTTCAAGCAGTCACTGTACTATAGCTTGATGGTGCCGGTGGGC from the Melanotaenia boesemani isolate fMelBoe1 chromosome 2, fMelBoe1.pri, whole genome shotgun sequence genome contains:
- the nme4 gene encoding nucleoside diphosphate kinase, mitochondrial isoform X2, with protein sequence MLQRRLFPIILQQFYPGQQETCLLSGIPRALQHGHRYAWNRSKATAFPDVRERTLIAVKPDGVQRRLVGQIIQRFEQRGFKLVGLRMLQASEDLLSEHYCELRKKSFYHSLVRYMTSGPVVVMVWEGHNVVQTSRTMVGHTNPAEALAGTVRGDFSLHVSRNVVHASDSVEGAQREIQLWFKAQELMDWDCCDKSSTSEK
- the nme4 gene encoding nucleoside diphosphate kinase, mitochondrial isoform X1, with the translated sequence MLQRRLFPIILQQFYPGQQETCLLSGIPRALQHGHRYAWNRSKATAAFPDVRERTLIAVKPDGVQRRLVGQIIQRFEQRGFKLVGLRMLQASEDLLSEHYCELRKKSFYHSLVRYMTSGPVVVMVWEGHNVVQTSRTMVGHTNPAEALAGTVRGDFSLHVSRNVVHASDSVEGAQREIQLWFKAQELMDWDCCDKSSTSEK